Proteins from one Leptolyngbya sp. 'hensonii' genomic window:
- a CDS encoding filamentous hemagglutinin N-terminal domain-containing protein, producing the protein MIKGIPSDRIEGGAVRGINVFHSFSQFSVGQGQGAYFATPAGVQNILSRVTGDTPSIIQGRLGVVGNANLFLVNPKGIVFGPNSSLDVTGSFVGTTASGIPLGDKGSFSASDPGSSNLLAVEPSAMFLNALQGTSGNITNQGTLATGKDLTLIGNNVTSTGALNTPNGQVTVAALGDASVRELTAQSALLQAGNNLLLQESKLVTAGNMTLLADNTVQIRDSVQTPFLAFSGGNMLIQGNQAVDILALNHPGTPFQSLGNMTLASNGPVSGDARYAAAGNFSIVNLAGQPGTFLSLYDPIISSTGNVEFGSYTGPSLKVEAAGSITVTGAITITGPDTTFGGDGVLQSTGNVTIAKTGNFVSSGTINNSSSSNSASSLEGYLSNQSGDLTGKLNASTVGGSNNGTPTTGSAIKLQFGVPLAVDDGTTVTPGKKVVSFDWTFSTSENTSPTNTFKDFAFYTVSGPDKFYLGDGPVPALADQQQNQAFTLANTASAIKSGTQAVTLLNNDTVNTATFSLGIGVMNVQDTLVNSTITVSGFKVDGAAADISVSGDPDVPTLGSSAALILKAGVPLAQLNLPNTSNILGIVPPPAVAPAVSSVSSGGASFTSTANPPTPPTLASIDITGAIKTVQNGSANGGPVILQAPGNITLTNAPITTGNTTSTQTGFVTIESTAGNITLTNSSIFTQPKTGVNSGGVRIETQAANGQILITNSTITTSASEAIGGKVEILANSNASTADPAIKIVGSTIDTAGFDSATNTGTDQKSRSSGVLISAPQSAVEICSTAACDGSGFSSTIYSDTFSLERDSTSGNIEIVGDTIKIVNYRLNAELTFNSKANGGSILIGNATTVAVEINKSTILTSVGSSAEGKGGDILVKGNAIQISNNSQLNASTASTVGATPNPDGGKGGKVNLQGEVITLDSAQINASTSGTKEGGAITLTTPNSGTIGLTNSKLLTTVNVGGSGKGGDVTLNSGTITLESGSQVNADTLGSGDGGVISIGDATTTSLIDIKGATTQVTTTVGNSASGKGGDIFIKGNTIQISSNAKLDASTASTVGVIPNPDGGKGGTIDLQGDSIALDLAQINASTSGTKAGGAITLTTPDTGTIDLTNSKLLTTVNPGASGQGGDVTLASGTISLKSTSEVNAATLGNGDPGLITITAPASVTVTDSTITAKTETSKNAGNIFIATGDLKVNGGGKINSESTNTGRAGTIQVLANSVQLGNPTGAGTLSVKATGPTGQGGVIFILAPQVTLQNGSQISASNIADSSLAPNSGIALFGLNTLELTDSEISASTETGQAGVVYINSFFSPLPAQSVTLINSTLSVKANGATGTAGDILLNTQNLFLDNSTILASIVDGDPTKPSSNLTVEAAGNLANTIELKGASSISLEATGNGKAGNITLKTQNLILTGNSIVEQSTIKASTGTGQAGNLSINEGVTPADSITLNNGTLSVAATGAVGNSTAGNIVLNTQTLDLQNNSEISTASKSNAPGSSAGFITSTANTLTLQGNSSITASTKAGQGGNITFTKLNILTAENSQIATATETGKAGNLSVNEGGPAATTIALDNATFSLAATGAVGNSTAGNIVLNTQTLGLQNNSEISTASKSNAPSSSAGFITSTANTLILQGNSSITASTKAGQGGNITFTKLNILTAENSQIATATETGKAGNLSVNEGGPAATTIALNNATFSLAATGATGNSTAGNIVLNTQTLGLQNNSEISTASKSNDFGSTAGYITSTANLMILQGNSSITASTIGGKGGNITFTNLNTLTAQNSDISTSTENGLSGIITIVATQMVDLNGPGGLFAGATGTNGTPANIQVTTPTLLVRNGAEIATSTLGTKSAGSISIQVGDTLELNGGSINSKSKSTGDAGMITIQSPIVRASGGEISAESQQGGGGQIFITAKDIRLRNSSPIISSVFDGTGNGGSILIQSYVFLALEDSDILANAEFGDGGQITINAPAFVADIFAFVKPNPGSLNPFRHNGRVDISASSRFGVSGAVLVPDFTFLQNSLTSLSENLVNPDEAISRSCQARQNATQGSFVITGTGGLVRTPYDLPGGSYPLSDLQPLQNPTGNPTTGSNIAPPEVSIEQPRREARGVSRTADGRVLLASNAQTMQIPGVGEVVCH; encoded by the coding sequence GTGATCAAAGGCATTCCCAGCGATCGCATCGAAGGGGGAGCCGTGCGCGGCATCAACGTCTTCCACAGCTTCAGCCAGTTCAGCGTTGGCCAAGGCCAGGGAGCCTACTTCGCCACCCCTGCCGGGGTGCAGAACATCCTCAGCCGGGTGACTGGGGATACACCCTCCATCATCCAGGGACGGTTGGGGGTGGTAGGCAACGCCAACCTGTTTCTGGTCAATCCCAAAGGCATTGTTTTCGGCCCCAACTCCAGCCTGGACGTGACCGGCTCCTTCGTTGGAACCACCGCCTCCGGCATTCCCCTGGGGGATAAAGGCTCTTTCAGCGCCTCCGATCCGGGGTCCAGTAACCTGCTGGCCGTGGAACCCTCCGCCATGTTCTTGAACGCCCTCCAGGGAACATCCGGCAACATCACCAACCAGGGAACCCTGGCTACCGGCAAAGACCTGACCCTGATTGGGAACAATGTCACCAGCACGGGAGCGCTCAATACTCCCAATGGTCAGGTCACCGTTGCTGCTCTGGGCGATGCCTCCGTTCGAGAACTGACGGCCCAATCCGCCCTTTTGCAAGCCGGGAATAATCTGCTGCTGCAGGAGAGCAAACTGGTAACCGCCGGGAATATGACCCTGCTGGCCGATAACACCGTGCAGATCCGGGATAGTGTCCAGACCCCTTTCCTGGCATTCTCCGGCGGGAATATGCTGATCCAGGGCAACCAGGCCGTTGACATCCTGGCCCTGAACCACCCTGGCACCCCGTTTCAAAGCCTGGGCAATATGACCCTGGCCAGCAACGGTCCCGTCTCTGGTGATGCTCGCTATGCGGCTGCAGGCAATTTCTCGATCGTGAATCTGGCTGGTCAACCGGGAACCTTCCTCAGCCTGTATGACCCGATTATCAGTTCCACCGGCAATGTTGAGTTTGGCAGCTACACCGGCCCCTCTCTGAAAGTGGAAGCAGCAGGCAGCATTACCGTCACGGGCGCAATTACAATTACTGGACCCGATACCACCTTTGGTGGAGATGGAGTTTTGCAATCCACAGGCAATGTCACCATTGCAAAGACAGGCAACTTCGTTAGCTCCGGGACGATAAATAATAGTAGTTCTTCTAATAGTGCCAGCAGTCTGGAAGGGTATCTGTCCAACCAATCTGGAGATTTAACCGGAAAACTGAATGCGAGCACGGTGGGAGGCAGCAATAATGGAACCCCAACTACAGGTTCGGCGATCAAGTTGCAGTTTGGTGTCCCCTTGGCCGTGGATGATGGAACGACTGTTACCCCCGGCAAAAAAGTCGTTTCCTTTGACTGGACCTTCTCTACCAGTGAAAACACAAGCCCGACCAATACTTTCAAAGACTTCGCCTTTTACACAGTTTCAGGCCCAGATAAATTCTACCTTGGCGATGGTCCAGTCCCTGCCCTGGCTGATCAGCAACAGAATCAGGCATTTACTCTGGCCAATACTGCAAGCGCAATCAAGTCTGGGACTCAGGCTGTCACCCTTCTGAATAACGACACCGTCAACACGGCTACCTTTTCCCTGGGGATTGGCGTTATGAACGTCCAGGATACGTTAGTCAACTCTACAATCACCGTCAGTGGGTTTAAGGTAGACGGTGCCGCTGCTGATATCAGTGTCTCTGGTGATCCCGATGTGCCCACTTTGGGCAGCAGCGCTGCCCTGATTTTGAAAGCTGGCGTTCCCCTGGCTCAACTGAATCTCCCCAATACGAGCAACATCCTGGGAATTGTGCCTCCACCGGCTGTAGCTCCAGCCGTCTCATCTGTCTCTAGTGGCGGAGCTTCCTTTACTTCAACAGCCAACCCGCCAACACCACCCACCCTGGCCAGCATTGACATCACCGGGGCCATTAAAACGGTTCAGAATGGTTCTGCCAACGGTGGCCCTGTGATTCTGCAGGCTCCTGGAAATATCACCCTGACAAATGCCCCGATCACAACAGGCAACACGACCTCGACCCAAACCGGCTTTGTAACCATTGAATCCACTGCAGGCAACATTACCCTGACGAACAGTTCCATCTTCACTCAACCTAAAACAGGGGTCAATTCTGGTGGGGTCAGAATTGAAACCCAGGCGGCTAACGGGCAAATCCTGATTACCAACAGTACAATCACAACCTCTGCCAGTGAAGCGATCGGGGGTAAGGTCGAAATTCTGGCCAATAGTAATGCCAGTACCGCCGATCCTGCAATTAAAATTGTTGGCTCCACGATAGACACGGCTGGCTTTGATTCTGCTACCAACACAGGGACAGACCAGAAAAGTCGCAGCAGTGGTGTGCTGATTTCTGCACCGCAGAGTGCTGTTGAAATCTGCAGTACGGCAGCCTGTGATGGGTCAGGCTTCTCATCCACTATCTACTCAGATACCTTTTCCCTGGAGCGAGATTCAACCTCTGGCAACATTGAGATTGTGGGGGACACGATTAAGATTGTTAATTATAGACTCAATGCCGAATTGACCTTTAACAGCAAAGCAAATGGGGGCTCAATCCTGATTGGGAATGCAACAACTGTTGCAGTTGAAATCAACAAATCCACTATTCTGACCAGCGTGGGCAGCAGTGCAGAAGGAAAGGGTGGAGATATCCTTGTCAAAGGAAACGCTATTCAAATTTCCAATAACTCTCAACTCAATGCCAGTACAGCCAGTACAGTCGGAGCTACTCCCAATCCTGACGGTGGCAAGGGTGGCAAGGTTAATCTACAAGGTGAGGTTATTACTCTGGATTCAGCTCAGATCAATGCTTCTACCTCTGGCACCAAAGAGGGGGGGGCTATCACCCTGACCACTCCGAATAGTGGAACGATCGGCCTGACCAACAGTAAGCTCCTGACCACCGTTAACGTAGGGGGCAGTGGCAAGGGTGGAGATGTCACTCTGAATAGTGGAACTATTACCCTTGAGTCTGGTTCTCAGGTTAATGCTGACACCTTAGGCAGCGGAGATGGAGGGGTGATCTCTATTGGAGATGCAACAACGACCTCCTTAATTGATATCAAGGGGGCAACGACCCAGGTCACAACTACGGTTGGTAACAGTGCTAGTGGTAAAGGTGGAGATATCTTCATCAAAGGAAATACTATTCAGATTTCCAGTAACGCTAAACTTGATGCCAGTACAGCCAGTACGGTCGGGGTGATTCCTAACCCTGACGGAGGCAAAGGCGGAACAATTGATTTGCAGGGTGATTCCATCGCTCTGGATTTGGCTCAAATCAATGCTTCTACTTCTGGCACCAAAGCGGGGGGAGCCATCACTCTGACCACTCCCGATACGGGCACGATCGATCTAACTAACAGCAAACTCCTGACCACTGTCAATCCAGGAGCCAGTGGTCAAGGGGGGGACGTGACCCTAGCTAGTGGCACAATCTCTCTCAAGTCCACCTCTGAAGTCAATGCTGCCACTCTAGGAAATGGGGATCCAGGTCTGATTACAATTACGGCCCCTGCCAGCGTCACCGTTACAGACAGCACAATCACAGCCAAGACGGAAACCAGTAAGAACGCTGGCAACATTTTTATTGCCACTGGGGACCTCAAAGTAAATGGAGGGGGAAAAATTAACTCCGAAAGTACTAACACTGGGCGTGCGGGAACCATTCAAGTGCTGGCAAATTCCGTCCAGTTAGGAAACCCAACTGGAGCGGGGACTCTTTCTGTCAAAGCAACTGGCCCTACAGGTCAGGGTGGGGTAATTTTCATTCTGGCTCCTCAAGTCACGCTGCAAAATGGATCACAAATCTCTGCTTCTAACATTGCTGATAGTAGTCTTGCCCCTAACTCTGGCATTGCCTTATTCGGTCTAAACACCCTGGAATTAACGGACAGCGAAATCTCTGCTTCGACAGAAACGGGACAGGCTGGTGTTGTATACATTAATTCCTTCTTCAGCCCTCTACCTGCCCAGAGCGTGACCCTGATCAATTCCACTTTATCTGTGAAAGCAAATGGAGCCACAGGTACAGCAGGAGATATTCTCCTCAACACTCAAAATTTATTCCTGGATAATTCCACTATTCTGGCCTCGATCGTGGATGGCGATCCGACAAAACCCAGCAGTAACTTAACCGTAGAAGCCGCTGGGAACCTTGCCAATACGATCGAACTGAAAGGAGCCAGCAGTATTTCTCTGGAAGCAACGGGCAATGGCAAGGCTGGCAATATCACCCTCAAGACCCAAAATCTAATTTTGACTGGCAATTCAATAGTTGAGCAATCTACGATTAAGGCTTCTACAGGGACAGGACAAGCTGGGAATCTGTCTATCAACGAGGGCGTCACACCTGCCGATAGCATCACGCTCAACAATGGCACCCTCAGTGTGGCTGCAACGGGTGCGGTAGGGAACAGTACAGCGGGCAACATTGTGTTGAATACGCAGACCCTGGACTTGCAAAATAATTCCGAAATTTCCACTGCATCGAAATCCAATGCTCCCGGCAGCAGCGCTGGCTTCATTACCAGTACAGCCAACACCCTCACCCTGCAGGGCAACTCCAGCATCACCGCCTCCACCAAGGCCGGTCAGGGCGGCAACATTACCTTTACCAAACTTAATATCCTGACTGCTGAGAATAGCCAGATCGCCACCGCCACCGAAACGGGTAAAGCCGGAAACCTGTCGGTGAATGAGGGTGGCCCCGCAGCCACCACGATCGCCCTGGATAACGCCACCTTCAGTTTGGCTGCAACGGGTGCGGTAGGGAACAGCACAGCAGGAAACATTGTGCTGAATACGCAGACCCTGGGCTTGCAAAATAATTCCGAAATTTCCACTGCATCGAAATCCAATGCTCCCAGCAGCAGCGCTGGCTTCATTACCAGTACAGCCAACACCCTCATATTGCAGGGTAACTCCAGCATCACCGCCTCCACCAAGGCCGGTCAGGGCGGCAACATTACCTTTACCAAACTCAATATTCTGACTGCTGAGAATAGCCAGATCGCCACCGCCACCGAAACGGGTAAAGCCGGAAACCTGTCGGTGAATGAGGGTGGCCCCGCAGCCACCACGATCGCCCTGAATAATGCCACCTTCAGTCTGGCTGCAACGGGTGCAACAGGGAACAGTACAGCGGGCAACATTGTGCTGAATACGCAGACCCTGGGCTTGCAAAATAATTCCGAAATTTCCACTGCATCGAAATCCAATGATTTTGGCAGCACAGCGGGTTATATCACCAGCACTGCAAATTTGATGATCCTGCAAGGTAATTCCAGCATTACTGCGTCTACGATCGGCGGCAAAGGTGGCAACATCACCTTCACCAATCTCAACACATTGACCGCTCAGAACAGCGACATCTCAACTTCGACGGAAAATGGACTCAGTGGCATTATTACGATCGTGGCTACCCAAATGGTCGATCTGAATGGGCCGGGGGGCCTGTTTGCTGGAGCAACTGGCACCAATGGCACTCCGGCCAACATTCAGGTCACAACCCCCACCTTATTGGTTCGGAATGGCGCCGAAATTGCCACCTCTACACTAGGGACGAAAAGTGCCGGAAGTATCAGTATTCAGGTCGGGGATACCCTGGAGCTGAATGGGGGCAGCATCAACAGCAAAAGTAAGAGCACAGGTGATGCCGGGATGATTACGATTCAGTCTCCGATCGTCCGGGCCAGTGGCGGCGAAATTTCCGCTGAATCCCAGCAAGGTGGGGGCGGCCAGATCTTCATCACCGCCAAAGACATTCGCTTACGCAATAGCAGCCCCATCATCAGTAGCGTGTTTGACGGCACGGGCAATGGCGGCAGTATCCTGATTCAGTCCTATGTGTTCCTGGCTCTCGAAGACAGTGATATTCTGGCCAACGCCGAGTTTGGGGATGGGGGCCAGATTACCATCAATGCTCCGGCCTTTGTCGCCGATATCTTTGCCTTCGTGAAGCCCAATCCAGGAAGCCTGAATCCTTTCCGGCACAACGGGCGCGTGGATATCTCCGCTTCCTCCCGGTTTGGTGTCAGTGGTGCAGTTTTGGTCCCTGACTTCACCTTCCTGCAAAATTCCCTGACTTCCTTATCAGAAAATCTGGTCAATCCGGATGAGGCCATTTCCCGCAGTTGTCAGGCTCGCCAGAACGCCACCCAGGGCAGCTTTGTGATCACGGGTACGGGTGGTCTGGTCCGCACCCCCTACGACCTCCCAGGCGGGAGCTACCCCCTGAGTGACCTGCAACCCCTGCAGAATCCGACGGGAAACCCCACCACGGGGTCTAACATTGCCCCTCCAGAAGTTTCGATCGAGCAGCCCCGCCGGGAAGCCAGAGGCGTTTCCCGCACTGCGGATGGTAGGGTACTCCTGGCAAGCAATGCTCAAACGATGCAGATTCCAGGGGTGGGGGAAGTCGTTTGTCATTAG
- a CDS encoding DUF928 domain-containing protein — MAYSPRFSTLLMSALLVSTFSGFSTIALAGPKFPLQGQASTPQLANTGAAPKQLGNTNSRNQPGTLSNESRSGGKRGNCVNEPQAAVKLLQPQGVKMETTLDTPVIPWFTTVSRAFEVGIDDQQTEKELLSQEIPLKQITARKLNSFSIPNSAALVPGKVYTLTVSLICNTKDRSQDAFEKMELTRVAPTADLVKAIQDLSKNTQTPGVIIAKARLYQKSGYWYDAISTLLAVPRSQPIQAELVRMLDQAGLKDIAAAERR, encoded by the coding sequence ATGGCATACTCTCCCAGATTTTCAACCCTTCTCATGTCAGCTCTGCTGGTATCCACGTTCAGTGGTTTCTCAACGATCGCGCTGGCAGGCCCAAAATTCCCCCTGCAGGGACAAGCCTCAACCCCGCAACTGGCCAATACAGGGGCGGCTCCCAAGCAACTTGGCAACACCAACTCCAGAAACCAGCCAGGAACCCTCAGCAATGAGAGTCGATCGGGTGGCAAGCGGGGAAATTGTGTGAACGAACCTCAGGCCGCTGTGAAGCTCCTGCAACCCCAGGGGGTCAAGATGGAAACCACCCTGGATACACCCGTTATCCCCTGGTTTACGACCGTTTCCCGTGCTTTTGAAGTTGGCATTGATGACCAGCAAACCGAAAAAGAACTATTGTCCCAAGAGATTCCGCTGAAACAAATCACAGCTCGAAAACTCAATAGCTTTTCCATCCCCAATAGCGCGGCCCTGGTTCCGGGCAAGGTCTATACCCTGACGGTCTCCCTGATCTGCAATACGAAGGACCGGTCCCAAGACGCCTTTGAAAAGATGGAGCTGACCCGTGTCGCCCCTACGGCAGACCTGGTGAAAGCAATCCAGGATTTGAGCAAAAATACTCAAACGCCCGGTGTCATCATCGCGAAGGCTCGTCTCTACCAGAAATCCGGATACTGGTATGACGCCATTTCCACCCTGCTTGCGGTTCCCCGATCGCAGCCAATTCAAGCTGAACTGGTTCGTATGCTGGATCAGGCCGGGTTGAAGGACATTGCCGCCGCCGAGCGTCGATAA
- a CDS encoding adenylate/guanylate cyclase domain-containing protein, whose product MPVKLKKHLREWAGVLLMVPMVTSVIALARIVGWLQPLELAAYDQFVSIKPPQSTDPRILIIEVSEEDIRTHGHPIPDGVLARLIQKLNQSRPAAIGLDIVRDIPVPPGHAELEKTFRATPNLIGIAFRSDTPADNIAPPPALPPQQVGLSNMFHDADGITRRGLLYLSNPDGTVETGFSMKLAALYLQKQGIALPQPENLRTNSMLQIGNGRLVKLWSNDGGYVNVITNDKHYLLLINYRAARGGFSTATLTDVLENRVPENFIRNRVILIGYSAPSVDDTFLTPYRTGTAVNMLGVAVHATMVSQILNTAQQGETSIRSWPEPVKYLWIIVWGIIGTFLSWQLRSPRHLIPALLVLQLGLFGSCYLAFLMHWWIPLIPPTLALLTASILTTLYVASLEHQERQLVMTLFGRHVTPDVAEMIWQNREQVMAEGRMRGKKMTATVLFTDLKDFSSITERTSPESLMDWLNEYMEAMVQLVLEHGGIVDKLIGDAVMAIFGVPIPRTTTAAVAADACHAVQCAIAMARALEQLNQRWQARQQPLAYMRIGIATGEVITGSLGSQKRLDYTTIGDSVNVAARLESYNKSMDTGLCRILIDEVTFHYIQGKFSTQYVGTAQLKGRQQNSKIYQVLVDQPASLSYQTRTDDR is encoded by the coding sequence ATGCCGGTGAAGCTCAAAAAACACTTAAGAGAATGGGCCGGTGTCCTGTTGATGGTGCCGATGGTCACCAGTGTGATTGCACTGGCCCGGATAGTGGGTTGGCTACAACCTCTGGAACTGGCAGCCTATGACCAGTTCGTTAGCATAAAACCACCCCAATCCACAGATCCACGAATTCTGATCATCGAGGTTTCGGAAGAAGACATTCGCACCCATGGACATCCAATTCCAGATGGGGTTCTGGCTCGCCTGATTCAAAAACTCAACCAGTCGCGACCGGCAGCGATCGGCCTCGATATTGTGCGGGATATTCCCGTTCCTCCTGGTCATGCGGAACTGGAAAAAACCTTCAGGGCCACTCCCAATTTAATTGGGATCGCATTTCGCTCCGATACCCCTGCCGATAATATTGCCCCACCTCCAGCTCTCCCACCCCAGCAAGTGGGTCTGAGTAATATGTTTCATGACGCGGATGGGATCACTCGACGTGGGTTACTGTATTTGTCCAACCCTGACGGTACGGTAGAGACAGGATTTAGTATGAAGCTGGCTGCCCTCTATTTGCAAAAGCAGGGCATTGCTCTCCCCCAGCCTGAAAATCTCAGGACCAATTCCATGCTGCAAATTGGCAATGGCAGGTTGGTCAAACTCTGGTCCAATGATGGCGGCTATGTGAATGTCATCACCAATGACAAGCACTATCTGCTCCTGATTAACTACCGAGCCGCTCGGGGCGGCTTTTCCACAGCCACGCTGACCGATGTCCTGGAAAATCGGGTTCCCGAAAACTTTATTCGCAATCGGGTCATCCTGATTGGATATTCAGCCCCCAGCGTGGATGATACGTTTCTGACCCCCTATCGCACGGGGACAGCCGTCAATATGCTGGGGGTGGCAGTCCATGCCACCATGGTTAGTCAGATCCTCAATACTGCCCAGCAGGGAGAAACCTCCATTCGAAGCTGGCCAGAACCTGTGAAATACCTGTGGATCATTGTGTGGGGCATCATTGGGACATTCTTAAGCTGGCAACTTCGATCGCCCCGCCACCTGATTCCAGCCCTGCTCGTACTCCAGTTGGGGCTATTTGGGAGCTGCTATTTGGCATTCCTGATGCACTGGTGGATTCCCCTCATCCCCCCCACTCTAGCCTTGCTGACCGCCAGCATCCTGACCACCCTCTACGTTGCGAGTTTGGAACATCAGGAGCGGCAGTTGGTGATGACGCTATTTGGTCGTCATGTTACTCCCGATGTGGCTGAAATGATTTGGCAGAACCGGGAACAGGTGATGGCGGAAGGGCGAATGCGCGGGAAGAAAATGACGGCCACCGTTTTGTTTACAGATTTGAAAGATTTTAGCAGTATTACAGAGCGGACAAGCCCGGAAAGTTTGATGGATTGGTTGAATGAATATATGGAGGCCATGGTGCAGCTTGTGCTGGAACATGGTGGAATTGTTGACAAACTGATTGGCGATGCAGTGATGGCTATTTTTGGTGTCCCGATCCCCCGAACAACCACAGCGGCAGTTGCTGCCGATGCCTGTCATGCCGTTCAATGCGCTATTGCCATGGCAAGAGCCCTGGAGCAGCTTAACCAGCGGTGGCAGGCTCGACAACAACCCCTCGCCTACATGCGAATTGGCATTGCCACTGGGGAGGTGATTACGGGAAGTCTGGGTAGCCAGAAACGACTGGATTACACCACCATCGGCGACAGCGTGAATGTGGCAGCCCGTCTTGAAAGTTACAACAAATCGATGGACACCGGGTTATGCCGCATTTTGATTGATGAAGTCACATTTCACTACATCCAGGGCAAGTTTTCTACCCAGTACGTTGGTACAGCACAACTGAAAGGACGACAGCAGAATTCAAAGATTTACCAGGTTTTGGTAGATCAGCCTGCGTCGCTCAGTTACCAGACCCGGACTGACGATCGATAA
- a CDS encoding mechanosensitive ion channel family protein → MADLFPLLAVDVPTVITTDLARLAIPVATRCLWAIGILIITRFTIRIVNRLARQTLGRMEATLRKFLVQVAEILTLMVGILAALNALQIETTTVVAVVGAAGLAAGLALQGTLSHFAAGVMLIILRPFEVGDVVEGAGVEGMVDGIGLFSTTLITADNIRITVPNSNLFSTTLKNKTVLGTRRVDLEIGIGDRPIDATIRDLIKIAHNHTLVLPEPQPTCEVTAVAVDNTVLTLRPWCQAEHYAQIKSDLQKQIKELL, encoded by the coding sequence ATGGCTGACCTTTTTCCATTGTTAGCGGTTGATGTTCCAACGGTAATCACGACGGACCTTGCCAGACTGGCGATTCCTGTAGCAACTCGCTGCCTCTGGGCGATCGGGATTCTGATCATTACTCGCTTTACCATTCGTATTGTGAATCGCCTGGCCCGTCAAACCCTGGGGCGCATGGAGGCTACCCTGCGGAAGTTTCTGGTTCAGGTGGCCGAGATTCTGACCTTGATGGTAGGGATTCTGGCGGCACTCAATGCCTTGCAAATTGAGACAACGACAGTAGTGGCTGTTGTGGGGGCTGCCGGTCTGGCTGCTGGTCTGGCTTTGCAGGGAACTCTTTCCCATTTTGCGGCTGGGGTGATGCTGATTATCCTGCGACCCTTTGAAGTGGGGGATGTGGTGGAAGGGGCTGGAGTTGAAGGGATGGTGGATGGAATTGGCCTCTTCTCCACCACCCTGATTACGGCAGATAATATTCGGATTACTGTGCCCAATAGTAACCTGTTTTCTACCACCCTGAAGAACAAGACGGTGTTAGGTACAAGACGAGTGGACCTGGAGATCGGCATTGGCGATCGCCCGATCGATGCGACGATTCGAGACCTGATCAAGATCGCCCACAACCATACCCTGGTCTTACCGGAGCCTCAGCCAACCTGCGAGGTGACCGCTGTGGCGGTGGATAATACAGTGCTGACCTTACGGCCCTGGTGCCAGGCGGAGCATTATGCCCAGATCAAGTCCGATCTCCAGAAACAGATCAAAGAGTTACTCTGA
- a CDS encoding S1 RNA-binding domain-containing protein, protein MDSKSTRSQVGQPAFSMEDFAKALDAQDYQFQTGEIVRGKVHNYERDGAYVDIGGKSLAFLPIAEASLGQVTDLSQILPLQQEQEFMIIREQNAEGQITISRRRLELKKVWAQLAEMQTNEETIAVRVSGLNKGGVMVDVQGLRGFIPRSHLVERDNLDTLKGQTLTVSFLEVNPDQNRLVLSQRQATRAASIGQLESGQLIEGRITGIKPFGVFVEFKGTTGLLHINQISKNYIASLTDLFQVGQPIKAVITDLDQQRGRISLSTRVLENFPGEMVEQTATVMEEAESRMEKVRKNLLRSGEEG, encoded by the coding sequence ATGGATTCAAAGTCAACCCGTTCTCAAGTTGGTCAGCCCGCCTTCTCCATGGAAGATTTTGCCAAAGCCCTGGATGCACAGGACTATCAGTTCCAAACTGGTGAGATTGTGCGGGGCAAGGTTCACAACTATGAGCGAGATGGGGCCTATGTGGACATTGGGGGAAAATCCCTGGCTTTTCTGCCGATTGCGGAAGCCTCTCTGGGACAGGTAACTGATTTATCCCAGATTTTGCCGTTGCAGCAAGAGCAAGAGTTCATGATCATCCGGGAGCAAAATGCTGAGGGTCAGATCACGATCTCTCGCCGTCGCCTGGAGTTGAAGAAAGTTTGGGCCCAACTGGCTGAAATGCAGACCAACGAAGAAACGATCGCGGTTCGAGTCAGCGGCCTGAACAAGGGGGGCGTGATGGTGGATGTGCAGGGTTTGCGAGGCTTCATCCCCCGATCCCATCTGGTTGAGCGAGACAATCTGGACACCCTGAAAGGTCAGACCCTGACCGTGAGCTTTTTAGAAGTGAACCCGGATCAGAATCGGTTGGTTCTCTCCCAGCGACAGGCCACCCGTGCCGCCAGCATTGGTCAGTTAGAGTCGGGGCAATTAATTGAAGGCCGGATCACGGGGATTAAACCCTTTGGGGTCTTCGTTGAATTCAAGGGAACGACCGGTCTGCTCCACATCAATCAGATCAGTAAGAACTATATTGCCTCCCTGACAGACCTATTCCAGGTGGGTCAGCCGATTAAAGCGGTGATTACGGACCTGGATCAACAACGGGGAAGAATTTCCCTTTCAACGAGAGTCCTGGAAAATTTCCCCGGAGAAATGGTGGAACAAACCGCTACGGTGATGGAAGAGGCAGAGTCACGGATGGAAAAAGTCCGTAAAAACCTGCTGCGCAGCGGAGAAGAGGGCTAG